tattaaactcggacaaaacagagatgcttgttctaggtcccaagaaacaaagagatcttctgttgaatctgacaattaatcttaatggttgtacagtcgtctcaaataaaactgaaggacctcggcgttactctggaccctgatctctcttttgaagaacatatcaagaccatttcgaggacagcgtttttccatctacgtaatattgcaaaaatcagaaactttctgtccaaaaatgatgcagaaaaattaatccatgcttttgtcacttctaggttcgactactgcaatgctctactttccgtctacccggataaagcactaaataaacttcagttagtgctaaatacggctgctagaatcctgactagaaccaaaacatttgatcatattactccagtgctagcctctctacactggcttcctgtcaaagcaaggctgattaaggttttactgctaacctacaaagcattacatgggcttgctcctacctatctctctgatttggtcctgccgtacatacctacacgtacgctacggtcacaagacgcaggcctcctaattgtccctagaatttctaagcaaacagctggaggcaggggtttctcctatagagctccatttttatggaacggtctgcctacccatgtcagagacgcaaactcggtctcaacctttaaaacTACTTAAGGAAGTTGAGAATTCaagcagcttttcgcagctttttgttaaaaatcgcgcaacatttcagcaccctgctattcatgccaggaatatagtatatgcatatgattagtatgtgtggatagaaaacactcagacgtttctaaaactgtttaaatgacggctgtggctttaacagaacgtgcgtttcatcgaaaagtgcagggaaatctgttcactgaaaatggaaaaatatatccttccgcgacttcaaggaattgttcaaagtgaaccgaattaaatagGGCCGAGGTtacagtgcctacagcttccacacgttgtctagagtcttgtcatttgattcgcaattgattcttggtctaaccggttcaagggaactccttccctccggtctccgaccggatgttttgatcGAGCTCTCTACGGACATGTTTTATACACGGACAGCTAatgaatttacatcgcctcctgatgaattttatcgcttattaacgtgtactaatacctaaagttgcattacaaaagtatttcgaagtgttttgtgaaagtttatcgtcgactttttgaattaaaaaaaatgacgttacgttatgaaatgctatttttttccgtttatcacacagtattcttagatcgatatctaggctatatatggaccgatttaatcgaaaaaaagaccctaaatgatgtttatgggacatctaggagtgccaagaaagaagctcgtcaaaggtaatgaatgttttatattttatttcattgTTTTTGGTTTGCAccggctaacgcaaaatctgtcgtgttaggtgacgttgcagtattttgagggtgcatggtatcagataatagcttctcatgctttcgccgaaaagcattttacaaatctgacttggtggatagattcacaacgagtgtagctttaattcagtatattgtatgtcaattttaatgaaagttttgagttatcaaaaactatacgtggcgcacttgaaatttccgctgattgatgTTCCCACAGCGGGAGCACTTCCCTAACAAggttaagtctttactgaagactcatctcttcagtgggtcatatgattgagtgtagtctggcccaggagtgggaaggtgaacggaaaggctctggagcaacgaaccgcccttgctgtctctgcctggccggttccccctttccactgggattctccgcctctaaccctattacaggggctgagtcactggcttactggggctctctcatgccgtccctgcagggggtgcgtcacctgagtgggttgattcactgttgtggtcatcctgtctgggttggcgcccccccccttgggttgtgccgtggcggagatctttgtgggctatactcagccttgtctcaggatggtaagttggtggttgaagatatccctctagtggtgtgggggctgtgctttggcaaagtgggtggggttatatccttcctgtttggccctgtccgggggtgtccttggatggggccacagtgtctcctgaccctcctgtctcagcctccagtatttatgctgcagtagtttgtgtcggggggctagggtcagtttgttatatctggagtacttctcctgtcctattcggtgtcctgtgtgaatctaagtgtgcgttctctaattctctcctttctttctctctctcggaggacctgagccctaggaccattctgttataatctccacccagcacagccagaagaggactggccaccccacatagcctggttcctctctaggtttcttcctaggtttttgcctttctagggagtttttcctagccaccgtgcttctacacctgcgttgcttgctgtttggggttttaggctgggtttctgtacagcactttgagatatcagctgatgtacgaagggctatataaatacatttgatttgatttgaactgacCTGTGCAAACTTGCCAGGGAGAACCCCTGAGTTCTGCGGCCCTCTCGGCCAGGACATCTGGGCTCAGGTGCTCTTGGAAGTCCTCGGTCCTCTCTGGCAGGGCCTTGCGTGAGTCAGACACGATTCCTGGGTGCATCATGTAGACCTGGCGTCTGGACTGCACCCGCAGCCTCTCATGCAGGCTCTCCAGGGTGTAGATACCGCTAGGCTGGCCTGAATGCTCCATGGGAGGATCACACCCCGAGTCTGCCCCCTGAGTGTAGATACTGCTCAGTCTGAGTAGCTTCTGTCGGGTGTCCAAGGGCATCGGATGTTCCATGTCCTCCAGGATCCTAAAAGTTCAAACAGTAAGTCATTTTCAAACATAATGACAAATTATATTTCATAAGCTGGTACAacacagtagagaacacagtgatGTATGTACATTATGAAGTCACTTACTGCTGGAGCAGGTGAGGCGTGGCCACGCAGGGAGCATTCAGACATGCTGCAAGGAGTTGCTGCCACCTCAGCTGGATGCGTTTCATAAAGATCTTGTCCTTCAGTCTGGATTTCCTCTGGATTTTCGATTCATAATGGTATTCATTCTCTGTAGAAACAAAATTAATCCACATCAGTAAATCCAGCACAGTTTTGTATTTACATAGTTATTTGGTTATTGGGGTTGGAAATGATCGTACTGTTGGAGTTGCAGAGGATGACCTCAGAAATCCACCCAGCGATGTAGAAGGATCTGTGTTTCTGGTTGTCTTCAGAGAGCTGCTGCAGCTCCACAAACAGTTTCTCCAGGAGGAGATGAATGAAGAGCTGAGAGTTGAGATCCTTCAGGAGGGGTAGCCAGAAACGCAGGACAACTCGAGGAAGGTGGGGAGCAGTGGGGTCTGCATCTTCAAAAACAAAGGCATTCTAGTCACTCAGGTAAGTGTGTATGGCTTACAGTATTTAACATGTTCCCAGTCTTACAACATCTGTAAATAAAATCAACATGGGATTTACACACAGATTTATTTTAAGAAATGTATTGGGAGAAAATCTACCTAATCCCAGTCTTACCCGAGTTGTCGACACTAAGTGACACCAGTTGTTCAATGGTTGGAACCATGAATCCATCCTCAATCAATGCATCTATTAGTATTTCACTATATGGGAAAAAGAACAATGAGGGCCCGGAACTTTGCTTTTTAAATTACGTTATTCTTGTAGAATACAATCTGATGCAGTTTGTGGACTTGACAATCACTGCAATACCAATAAATGTGTTAACTGACCTAGACTCTAGTGCAAAGTGCTTGATCTGGGCAAGGATCCAGCTCATGTCTGCAGAGGGTTCTGGCCACAAGCTCGCCTGTTTGTCCTCCTCTAGAAATCCTTCAAACGTCTAAACAAAAGAAAAGAGTAATGACCACCAACCACTATAAACATTTCTGGCAGTAGAGAAAACCCAATCACTCAAGAGTGATGTCAATAACAAAATGCCTATCTTGAGAGGCCCTCATTTATAGATGGAAGAGGAAATGCTGTGCAGACTAGAGAACAGACGTCTTCACCCTCTAATATAGTGGGTTGAGTTGAGTGGGCAAGTCTCACAATCATAGGAAAATGATTACGTGGTTATGAATTGTGATTAAATGTTTTGAGGACTTCCCACAACCATATCATCCTTGATGTTGATTATGCATGATTCGCATACATTTGACGTACATGGCATACAGTGCAAATAAACCTAACAATCCTGCTGTTAAGTGATTTCACAAATCAATACAAAAATGTAACAGGCAAAGGGTAATGCGGGGGGTGTAAATACCTGAAACTGCTCTTTTTCAAAAGATATCAATAACTCTCGTGCCTTCtctgaaaagagagggaaaaaagcTGTTTTAAATACCCTTTGAAAATGTAACTGGGTAATAAGCAGCATCTAAAGTGTTCAAATTACTGTAGGATTCAATTTCTTTTTGTCTGGTGATGAGCTCATCCTCCTGCCTCTGAAGCTCAtcttctccatcctccccctctgaTTGGGACTCCCAGTTCTCAGCCAGCCCACTGCCCAGCTGCCTGGACCAGTACTCCTGCTGAAGCCACTCCAGCACAAACTTACAACCTGCAACATAGAAAAGACATCAACACAACTAAGAGTAAGATCACTGCAGAAAGTCCAAAGTCACAATGGAAAGTAGGAATGATATCATATTGTTATTGAGGATGATGAGGATAAAAACCCATGGTCTCTGAGATTATGAAATTCTTAAGAGAAAAATTCATCTGTTCGTTCATGCTCACCTTTGCGACACCATTTCAAGGTAGGGAGCTTGCGGTGGGTAATGTCATGTCTGAGGTTTACAATCCACTCAGGGATCTTCAACTGTTAAAAAAGCCATTAgaataaaaacatgtatttattattCCATCACCTGTATAGTGAGATCCCCCAGATGACATGATAATTTCATGAGTAGTGAGCAGAGGAAAATGTAATATTAGATTTATTAATCATGATGCAAGAATTACATATATTTACTCACATTAACATTACATATATTACTCACATTGCTGGCTAGCCTTCTGAGGGGACGAGCAATTTTCCCCTGCTGACGCTCTGTAATTAAGTTGACAAACCTATTGAGAAAAATATCAAGCCAATAGAGGAATCAATAAAACACGTTTTTTAAattatacacagtaccagtcaaaagtttggacacctactcattcaagggtttttctttatttggactattttctacattgtagaataatagtgaagacatacacTGTGAAataatatatggaatcatgtaaccaaaaaaaaagtgttaaaacaagattcttcaaagtagccaccctttgcctttgacagctttgcacacgcttggcattctctcaaccagcttcacgaggtagtcaactggaatgcatttcaattttaacaggtgtgccttgaatttCTTTCCTCAATGCGTTTGAGGGAAACAGTTGTGTTgagacaaggtaagggtggtatacagaagatagccgtatttggtaaaagaccaagtccatattatggcaagaactgctcaaatacgcaaagaaaaatgacagtccatcattactttaaggcatgaaggtcagtcaatccggaaaattaagaacttttaaagtttcttcaagtgcagtcgcaaaaacaatcaagtGCTATATGAAAATGGTTCTCatgactgccacaggaaaggaatacccagagttacctctactgcagaggatattcattagagttaactgcacctcagattgcagaccaaataaatgattcacacagttcaagtaacagacatctcaacatcagctgttcagaggagactgcgtgaatcaggcctttatggtcgaatagctgcaaaagaaaccactactaaagaacaccaataagaataagagacttggttgggccaagaaacacgagcaatggtgAACCGGTGaaaagtccaaatttgagatttttggttccaaccgccgtgtctttgtgagactgtAGGTgaaccacagaattctgcagcgatatgccatcccatctggtttgcacttactgggactatcatttgtttttcaatacgacaatgacccaacacacatccaggctacgtaagggctatttgaccaagaaggagagtgatggagtgctgcatcagatgacctggcctccacaatcaccagacctcaacccaattgagatggtttgggatgagttggacagcagagtgaaggaaaagcagccaacaagtgctcagcatttgtgggaacttcttcaagactgttggaaaagcattcctcatgaagctggttgagaaaatgccaagagtgtgcaaagctgtcatcaatgcaaaggttttaagaatctaaaatctattttgatttgtttaaacaccttttttggttaccacaattccatgtgtgttatttcatagttgatgtcttcactattattctacaatgtagaacatagtaaaaataaaaaccctggaatgagtaggtgtccaactGTTGACtagcactgtatatacacacaacatTGATTGCAACAGTATGCAGCCACGTGAGAAAATGTAACAATGAACCGGACTTGTATGAGCACATTTAAACATTAAAAAAGCGATTTCAACCTCATGAGTGCTGTTCCATAAAGCAAAACCAGGTCGTCAGCGTCAAGTTTTCCTGATCTGTCAAGTATTTGACATCTGACCAGGTCTGCTGTGCTTTCTACAGCGATGGGAGTGTTGTGGGCAAATCTGAAAAAAAAATCAATCAAATGTGATAATATTTTTCATCTAGGAACGGCTTTGTCCACTAGAAAACAGCAGTGGTGGGATGAGTTGGACACGAACTAACGTTAGCTACAAGCTAAGCTAACCAACTATTCTGCAATTATCTAGCTAACAAAATAGTAATTATGCAACAGGAAAACATTATCTGAAGATAAAATACGTGTATGCCTTACCTGCCCTTCCACGCCGATATTCGGTGTAATGCATACTTTTGTAAAGCACAATCCTTTGAGTACAGATACTCGAGCACCTGGTCCCATTCTGCTTTGTTGATCCATGCAACTACATGGCCCTTTTTCTctgttgtttttttcttcatatttACCAGCTAAACAAACGACAGAAAGACAATTAGAGACAAACCGTTTTTACCTAGTTAGTTTAGCTCTAATGcaaaacatgtagctagctaggctaaccaAAATGCGATGTTCCTATGCTAACCTGCCAACATCATCCACAGACTAGAGTGGGGTCGGTTAAATGCAACTGCAAGAAACCGATACCGCGCAGAAATGTTCCGCTATTGCACCCGCCAAATTATAATGCTAtaaatagaagaaaaaaaaaacgaaataatAAGCAAATATAACAGTTAACATCTAGTCTGCCATTCAATCATACAATTATAGTGTGTAATGTATTGTCATAGGTGTTGCGCATGAATGTAGGCTAAAGCCTTCCCTCTTGTAAGGCCCGCggataaaataaaaacaaaaactaACATTTTGTTTGGAACTCAGTTGGGGTCTCTACTTACTgatgagagttagaatagtagaatacacaaagtgcaatttcgaaatttggttgtgcatcagcagtttttcctctcatgtcagtcactgacagtcactcaattagatAGCTGGCTATAAGCATTTACCTATCTAAACGTGTAATAATCATGGTCAAATTACCGACCAGGGGGCCCTCGTTGATTTCGTTTGTCACTCACTCAGATCCATATTAAAAACGGCAAGCATGTCTCTCCAACCTATGGCAAAATTACTAGAATTGCATTGAATTAGTTATAAAATTGCAAAATCTTCCCTCTGCCTCGTGGCaatatgtgtagaattacagCATATTttatttaaaactgcaacatgttCTCTAcgccctatggcaaaatgtgtagaattgcaggaaatgaactcTAAAACGATGTCAAGAGGGGGGCTGCTAACATTTTGTTTAGGGCCCCCAAAATCCTCGAGCCGGCTCGTGCGTGGGTATGCAGACCCTCGAGTCACTGCTGCCCCTTGAGTTCAGCTTTGTTATGGCCCCACTCCCAtaaaagttgcccatccctggccaAACTTATTGTGAATTATAACTTATATTTATGGACAGGAAATCAAATATATTGTAAGctactgtaatgaaacaggcagggagcaggtctcgaaccttAGACCTTCTAGCCCGAGatccggcgcgctatcgactgtgctgcaaaagcatgctcgtgcggcagggtcgatttccgcgcttataaacccagggtcgttacactacTTTAGCTTACTGGTATCGAAATGTGGCTTATATTTGTATGTATCGTGACAGGCCTTTATAGTGGACCTTGGCCTATCCCATTTCTGTAATTATTTCAGTagctgtctatatacagtaggttgtCCATGGGTCAGGGGAAGTGGAATGAGGCTATTTCTGTCTGGACTCCTTTTGAATGGATATCAATGATGCATTTGCGTACACAAAATGCACATCATATGAAATGGTGATTATTGTATTGATTGGAAGTTGTGTCATATGGCGGTGTCAGACCGTGTCATTAGAAAACACTCGTCGGATGTTCAATAATTGATTGGAAAAATAAATCTGCTTTATATTTATTCGATCCATTAGCCTATAAAATATAGTTCTGACTAGGTGTTTGTTGAAAATAATATGCAATGGCAATTTTTTTAATCAAATATGCCGAACCACCCTATCCGGTGCGCCTGTCCCAAACAGTGTGTTACCCTCAAAATGGTATTATATCTCAGATTGAAAAACTGGAGTAAAATCAAATTTCGCTAGCTATATACTTATGGTATGCGGGAAATTACTTATATCGGAACCTTGTGGGGTATCCGGGCTTAAATTTAAAGTCCAGGAATTTAGTTTAGCTGCTCACGTTCAACTGGAGCTTGACAAAGGAATAACGGGCCATTGAGAATACAGGCGGAGTCTGCTGAAAAACTCATTTTAGTATGTCTTCATTGGGCTGGGTGTGGTTTTTCAGTCACCGTGCCGTTAGCAGGAAATTAAGCTCTGGATCACCACTTTGAGGCGATACAAAGAAAATAGGAAAATACGAGCAGTTTGAAAAGTTTGAAATCAAAGTTTAACTGAAGTTGACGGACGATTTTCAGATTGTGCACTTTATCTAATGGTCACAAGTTTTTGTTGACTCCATTGTTGCTACCATCCAATTCCTGACATCAGTGACCAAGGACAGATAACTGCGAAAATGCCGAAGACGGTGAGTAGCCTTTATTCGTGTGTGGGACCAGCTTTAAAACACTGATGTTTACATAGAAATAAGACATTATATAAAACGCTATCTCTGGTCAAAATGTAGCTTTCCAACTTGTTGTCTTGTTTGGTCGAGAAAGATAATTTAGCCCATAACAGGCTATAAAGTCAAATGTTTGAATTGATATCCTATAATTCTTCGAAAGCATATATGTGGCAGATTTAACTCAATTGGGCTACTGAATGTGTCTGACGTTGTATAGCCTATGTAGAGCCATATAGGTTCAGAAAAGGTTTAGAGCCCCTCAAATGAATGAAAAGTGtattttaaaacatgtatttcaTATAGGGCAGGACGCTGTAGCCTATATTTTTTTCTCCAGCATCCCCTAAACTTGTTTTTATTACGAATTACAAGGAATTGATACAATGTTGCCCAACGTTATTTTTTGTTAGGCTACCCTAGGTTTGTGTCTATCTTATGAACCGTTATTTTGTGTCAAGCTATGCGCCATCGGCAATCCCCCGTTCCTTGGAACGTGATTGGCTTTTGAATGAACGTTCAAGAAGTTGAATAGACCAGCGTTGGGTTCATATCAACTCGATCCATATTCATGAATAATTATGTCAGACATTTTAAATGTTGTTCAAATGTAGTCTCTAGACAACATTAACGCGTCACCGGGCCCAATTCATATCAATGTGGCCTATTAGTGTTGATTTTGTTTGCTGTTGGCCTACCGGAGGTTCCCATGGCCCATTCGATTGACGTTGTGTTTGTCTTTGTGGTACCCCGTAGTACAATAGCTAGCCTATGCACTCTTCAACAGTGGACTCCCAtgttatcctgtcctataggcctGCTATTGAGTGATGGAGGTTAGATCACTTGCATTGTGCTCTATCAAAGTATAGGCTATTCTAGGAGGTACAGTATCTAGAAATGTAGGTTCTTATAGTTTGATCTATGGCAAACCTTAGCCTAGAAGATTACCAGGCCTGCGTGATTTAGATATTTGCTATATTTAttatatttgacctttatttacctaggcaagtcagttaaaataacacattcttattttcaatgacagcctagttcAGGGACAGGATGTTTTTTTGTTTACCCTGTCACCTccgggattcgaacttgcaaccttccggtttctaATAGTCGAACATATAGAGCCCAGCCCAGGGAAATTTAGTTGAATGTAGAATCCACTGGATCAGTTCTATTGATGTTAAATAGCATTGCATTTGTAATTTATTTGATTTCTACGTTATCTTAATCAAGTATTTACTCCAAATTAGGAACAATGAATAAAACACTCTGTATAGCATCATATTTTAGGTCAGGATGTCAGACATGAGGATTTGAAAAATATGTTTTGCTTAATCAGTCACTGTGATCAAATGCACCCCAGGTAATGACAGTAAAATCATGTGCAGTATTGTGACATTTAGCTTTTAAGAATCAATTGTGAATGCATGAGAAGATTATAGTTGTATTTATTTGAATCTGTAATTATGTATTAACATGTCTTTTAACAGAAGTCATCCATGTGTCCCCCTACCATTAGTGTAGGCTTTGGCTGTGCTTCTTTTGGCAATTTTACAGCTTCCCAAGGAACTGTAATCTAGTGACTCAAGGTTTCTAAGATTGCGTCAGTTGCTTTTGAGCCATTTCCTGGCCTGCAGTCTCTTGACGCTGCCACTGAAAGCCTTATTTGGTGTTTCACAGCACAGACTCCCCCTTCTCCGTCCTGCGCAATTGCACGTTCCTCAGCCAGTGTTTTACCATCTAGATTTTTAAACACTTCTACAGGCCACCCCATGTCACACACCAAATTGACTCCTGTCTCATTTCCCAGATAATGTCATAATACATATGTTATGATTTGCTATTTTACATCAATCAATTTTATTATATTCATAAGACCCTCTCATCACTAAAAAGGTACTTGCAGTCTGGTTAATTTTATTTCAGATGTACCTTTAGACTCTAGAACTCTACACATCACTAATAAATGTGTTATTCAGTGATGTTGCTTTCCTTCAGAACTACGATATTCTAATCAACAGCAATTTATACTTACTACTGTCCAGTGAAGTGAAATACTATATTGGCATGAGTATAATTGAAAATCCTTAGTTCTTCACAAACAACAAATAATAGAACCAAGTGAAGTGGAAAGTCCAGTGGTATGTAAGAAGGGGATTAAGCAGCTCTGTAAACGCACATAGCAGAGCTGAGATTAACAATTTGTAATAAACTAAGCTACCGGTGGTAGAGTGTATGAAAGGCAGAAATTATGCGAACCTTTGGGGGCCTCAGCCCGTAAATGGAGGGTAACTGTGCAGCAGCTCTGAAACATCTCTCTGGCTGCAGAAAACCAACCAGTAAGTtgtcttttgttgttgtttttgtgtgtttttgagtTGATTTAGATGAGGTTTGCTAAAACAgaactttatttattttttacataggATCTCACCCTAGGTTAACATAAATCACTGCACTATTACTACGTTGGTAAGTGAACAGTAATGATTGTGATAACGACCGTATAATTTGTACTGATAAGTGGTTGCTTTAAGGTGTTTGAATTAAAAATTACCTTGCATTATCTGCGATTCATGAACCTGATTTGAAAAAGGGCAAGTCATAGTATAGTGAGTTTAACTAACTTGAAACTAATATAAGACTCGCAAACACATTCAATCTGAACAAATATCAACATAATTGAAATTCTCATATTGATTCTGAAAAACTGTCTATAGTGGAAGTTTATAACATTTTGGCTCTACGGAGAGTAGCATTAGCAGTTTGAGGCTAACCTCATTCTCAGAATTAAACCCAGAGAGAGCTTTTCGTTCTATATTAGTGCCTGTGGCTCTAATCTTCCTGTTCATGATTTTGACCTAATAACATACTATGAATACTTTTCTAATTGATTGTATTCCATTTGTGTATGTGAATATGTTTGTGAATGGTTAACATTCACCTCCAAAACAGATAAACGTATGTATGATCAACAATCTAACAACATAGTATAAGAATTATTCATCAGTTCCTGATTTCCACATATTTATGATTTTTAAATCCCTTTCAAAGTGTATTTCAATCAGATGTCTTGAGGGGATGCAGTTGAAGGAGACATTCCAACATTTTGGAAAGGGAATTTGGAAAGTGGAAAATGTCACTTCCTTTTTCCCCAGTGATTGGTGTCCCAGTTTATAATAATTTGCGTACTTTACTGAAATACAGTCTATAGCTAAGATTTGTTATAGCTTTGTTTGCTCCTCAGTATGACCCAATGCCCTTTACAAGACAGAAAAGGCATTGAATGTTCCCAAGACAGAATGGAAACATTAACATTGTGATTTTGTAGCACATACAAATGAAAATTATAGAGTCTTATTAAAGGAGGCCTGGGTAAAGGCCTTTGTAGAATGTACAATTTTAGCCGTCTTATGCCACGATTTTGCTGTCCCAGACAAAATTTCCTCGGCGTGGGCAAATTCTTATGTCGGAAACAATTGTTGGATGTCTTCGCTCGTTCAGTGTGGCATGGTCTAGGTCTGCCGATTTAAGTAAACTTTTTGCCTTCATCGTGTAGTGTGGCTGGTGTTACGAGCCGATCCCGATGACTGACCAATAGTAACACTGCCGGCATTGTATGTACACAATAATACGATTAGTGTAAATAGTCAGAATAATAGTTAGATTAAAAAAGTTAAATGCTGTGCAAGAATAACGATTTCCCTAATGATCTTGTTTACATGATATAACTGAAATCAGGCTTGGGGTGGGATTTTgattaaaaaaacttttttttttaacttaaaaaaaaaatctaccaCGCTATTTTGGGGAAGCCTATTTATTTCTAAAATGCATACTTTCAGTTTTTTCAAACT
The sequence above is a segment of the Oncorhynchus gorbuscha isolate QuinsamMale2020 ecotype Even-year linkage group LG16, OgorEven_v1.0, whole genome shotgun sequence genome. Coding sequences within it:
- the las1l gene encoding ribosomal biogenesis protein LAS1L isoform X1; the encoded protein is MKKKTTEKKGHVVAWINKAEWDQVLEYLYSKDCALQKYALHRISAWKGRFAHNTPIAVESTADLVRCQILDRSGKLDADDLVLLYGTALMRFVNLITERQQGKIARPLRRLASNLKIPEWIVNLRHDITHRKLPTLKWCRKGCKFVLEWLQQEYWSRQLGSGLAENWESQSEGEDGEDELQRQEDELITRQKEIESYKKARELLISFEKEQFQTFEGFLEEDKQASLWPEPSADMSWILAQIKHFALESSEILIDALIEDGFMVPTIEQLVSLSVDNSDADPTAPHLPRVVLRFWLPLLKDLNSQLFIHLLLEKLFVELQQLSEDNQKHRSFYIAGWISEVILCNSNKNEYHYESKIQRKSRLKDKIFMKRIQLRWQQLLAACLNAPCVATPHLLQQILEDMEHPMPLDTRQKLLRLSSIYTQGADSGCDPPMEHSGQPSGIYTLESLHERLRVQSRRQVYMMHPGIVSDSRKALPERTEDFQEHLSPDVLAERAAELRGSPWQVCTDKVQWKNYPLGKVPGQSEDPSCLMVDNFSTIMVFDQQVEMENATQHNAHAGVSMPHRVTTDGLLWTHNDISKLKAGLQLF
- the las1l gene encoding ribosomal biogenesis protein LAS1L isoform X2; the protein is MKKKTTEKKGHVVAWINKAEWDQVLEYLYSKDCALQKYALHRISAWKGRFAHNTPIAVESTADLVRCQILDRSGKLDADDLVLLYGTALMRFVNLITERQQGKIARPLRRLASNLKIPEWIVNLRHDITHRKLPTLKWCRKGCKFVLEWLQQEYWSRQLGSGLAENWESQSEGEDGEDELQRQEDELITRQKEIESYKKARELLISFEKEQFQTFEGFLEEDKQASLWPEPSADMSWILAQIKHFALESSEILIDALIEDGFMVPTIEQLVSLSVDNSDPTAPHLPRVVLRFWLPLLKDLNSQLFIHLLLEKLFVELQQLSEDNQKHRSFYIAGWISEVILCNSNKNEYHYESKIQRKSRLKDKIFMKRIQLRWQQLLAACLNAPCVATPHLLQQILEDMEHPMPLDTRQKLLRLSSIYTQGADSGCDPPMEHSGQPSGIYTLESLHERLRVQSRRQVYMMHPGIVSDSRKALPERTEDFQEHLSPDVLAERAAELRGSPWQVCTDKVQWKNYPLGKVPGQSEDPSCLMVDNFSTIMVFDQQVEMENATQHNAHAGVSMPHRVTTDGLLWTHNDISKLKAGLQLF